A window from Solanum stenotomum isolate F172 chromosome 7, ASM1918654v1, whole genome shotgun sequence encodes these proteins:
- the LOC125871798 gene encoding probable 2-oxoglutarate-dependent dioxygenase SLC1: protein MAVTYSKETKILFIKLVKAILESLGTNVATKNKTQQNDEEMLKEFEDGSQLMAVNFYPPCPNPDLTLGMPPHSDYGFLTLLLQDEVEGLQVKCNDDWVTIQPIPNAFVVNVGDHLEIFSNGKYKSVLHRVLVNSLKSRISVASLHSLPFNSIIKPSPKLISETNPSLYKDTNFAAFLEYLKSCDSTNKSFLETRKLT from the exons ATGGCAGTCACATACTCAAAAGAGACCAAAATCTTATTTATAAAGTTAGTGAAAGCCATCCTAGAAAGCCTTGGAACTAATGTTGCAACAAAAAACAAGACACAAcaaa atgatgaagaaatgttaaaagaatttgaagatGGAAGCCAGCTAATGGCTGTTAATTTTTATCCACCTTGTCCTAATCCTGATTTGACACTTGGAATGCCACCTCATTCTGATTATGGATTTCTAACTCTTCTACTCCAAGATGAAGTTGAAGGTTTACAAGTGAAGTGCAATGATGATTGGGTCACTATTCAACCTATCCCTAATGCTTTTGTGGTCAATGTTGGTGACCACCTCGAG ATATTTAGCAATGGGAAGTACAAAAGTGTGTTACATAGAGTTCTTGTGAACTCTTTAAAGTCAAGAATTTCAGTGGCTTCTTTGCATAGTCTTCCATTCAATAGCATAATAAAGCCATCACCTAAATTAATTAGTGAAACAAATCCAAGTCTTTACAAAGACACTAATTTTGCTGCATTTCTTGAGTACTTAAAATCCTGTGATTCCACCAACAAAAGTTTCCTTGAGACAAGAAAgttaacatga